A region of Homo sapiens chromosome 17, GRCh38.p14 Primary Assembly DNA encodes the following proteins:
- the LGALS3BP gene encoding galectin-3-binding protein precursor translates to MTPPRLFWVWLLVAGTQGVNDGDMRLADGGATNQGRVEIFYRGQWGTVCDNLWDLTDASVVCRALGFENATQALGRAAFGQGSGPIMLDEVQCTGTEASLADCKSLGWLKSNCRHERDAGVVCTNETRSTHTLDLSRELSEALGQIFDSQRGCDLSISVNVQGEDALGFCGHTVILTANLEAQALWKEPGSNVTMSVDAECVPMVRDLLRYFYSRRIDITLSSVKCFHKLASAYGARQLQGYCASLFAILLPQDPSFQMPLDLYAYAVATGDALLEKLCLQFLAWNFEALTQAEAWPSVPTDLLQLLLPRSDLAVPSELALLKAVDTWSWGERASHEEVEGLVEKIRFPMMLPEELFELQFNLSLYWSHEALFQKKTLQALEFHTVPFQLLARYKGLNLTEDTYKPRIYTSPTWSAFVTDSSWSARKSQLVYQSRRGPLVKYSSDYFQAPSDYRYYPYQSFQTPQHPSFLFQDKRVSWSLVYLPTIQSCWNYGFSCSSDELPVLGLTKSGGSDRTIAYENKALMLCEGLFVADVTDFEGWKAAIPSALDTNSSKSTSSFPCPAGHFNGFRTVIRPFYLTNSSGVD, encoded by the exons ATGACCCCTCCGAGGCTCTTCTGGGTGTGGCTGCTGGTTGCAGGAACCCAAG GCGTGAACGATGGTGACATGCGGCTGGCCGATGGGGGCGCCACCAACCAGGGCCGCGTGGAGATCTTCTACAGAGGCCAGTGGGGCACTGTGTGTGACAACCTGTGGGACCTGACTGATGCCAGCGTCGTCTGCCGGGCCCTGGGCTTCGAGAACGCCACCCAGGCTCTGGGCAGAGCTGCCTTCGGGCAAG GATCAGGCCCCATCATGCTGGATGAGGTCCAGTGCACGGGAACCGAGGCCTCACTGGCCGACTGCAAGTCCCTGGGCTGGCTGAAGAGCAACTGCAGGCACGAGAGAGACGCTGGTGTGGTCTGCACCAATG AAACCAGGAGCACCCACACCCTGGACCTCTCCAGGGAGCTCTCGGAGGCCCTTGGCCAGATCTTTGACAGCCAGCGGGGCTGCGACCTGTCCATCAGCGTGAATGTGCAGGGCGAGGACGCCCTGGGCTTCTGTGGCCACACGGTCATCCTGACTGCCAACCTGGAGGCCCAGGCCCTGTGGAAGGAGCCGGGCAGCAATGTCACCATGAGTGTGGATGCTGAGTGTGTGCCCATGGTCAGGGACCTTCTCAG GTACTTCTACTCCCGAAGGATTGACATCACCCTGTCGTCAGTCAAGTGCTTCCACAAGCTGGCCTCTGCCTATGGGGCCAGGCAGCTGCAGGGCTACTGCGCAAGCCTCTTTGCCATCCTCCTCCCCCAGGACCCCTCGTTCCAGATGCCCCTGGACCTGTATGCCTATGCAGTGGCCACAGGGGACGCCCTGCTGGAGAAGCTCTGCCTACAGTTCCTGGCCTGGAACTTCGAGGCCTTGACGCAGGCCGAGGCCTGGCCCAGTGTCCCCACAGACCTGCTCCAACTGCTGCTGCCCAGGAGCGACCTGGCGGTGCCCAGCGAGCTGGCCCTACTGAAGGCCGTGGACACCTGGAGCTGGGGGGAGCGTGCCTCCCATGAGGAGGTGGAGGGCTTGGTGGAGAAGATCCGCTTCCCCATGATGCTCCCTGAGGAGCTCTTTGAGCTGCAGTTCAACCTGTCCCTGTACTGGAGCCACGAGGCCCTGTTCCAGAAGAAGACTCTGCAGGCCCTGGAATTCCACACTGTGCCCTTCCAGTTGCTGGCCCGGTACAAAGGCCTGAACCTCACCGAGGATACCTACAAGCCCCGGATTTACACCTCGCCCACCTGGAGTGCCTTTGTGACAGACAGTTCCTGGAGTGCACGGAAGTCACAACTGGTCTATCAGTCCAGACGGGGGCCTTTGGTCAAATATTCTTCTGATTACTTCCAAGCCCCCTCTGACTACAGATACTACCCCTACCAGTCCTTCCAGACTCCACAACACCCCAGCTTCCTCTTCCAGGACAAGAGGGTGTCCTGGTCCCTGGTCTACCTCCCCACCATCCAGAGCTGCTGGAACTACGGCTTCTCCTGCTCCTCGGACGAGCTCCCTGTCCTGGGCCTCACCAAGTCTGGCGGctcagatcgcaccattgcctACGAAAACAAAGCCCTGATGCTCTGCGAAGGGCTCTTCGTGGCAGACGTCACCGATTTCGAGGGCTGGAAGGCTGCGATTCCCAGTGCCCTGGACACCAACAGCTCGAAGAGcacctcctccttcccctgcccGGCAGGGCACTTCAACGGCTTCCGCACGGTCATCCGCCCCTTCTACCTGACCAACTCCTCAGGTGTGGACTAG